The proteins below come from a single Geobacillus thermoleovorans genomic window:
- a CDS encoding exosporium glycoprotein BclB-related protein, with the protein MATTAVGLADTASLIGVGNSASSISLIGNTINLGGVSNFSFTVPRNGIITAVAANFSATTGTALLGTATIRAQLYISTSPSSNIFTAIPSTLVTLNPTITFPISLLQNASGIMTGLNVPVNAGDRLLMVFSVTTSGLSIVSSITGYASAGVAIS; encoded by the coding sequence CTGGCAACAACAGCAGTAGGTTTGGCAGATACAGCTAGCTTAATTGGGGTTGGAAATTCAGCTTCGAGCATTAGCCTAATCGGAAACACCATTAACTTGGGCGGTGTATCCAACTTTTCATTTACTGTTCCACGCAATGGAATCATTACAGCTGTAGCAGCCAACTTTTCTGCCACCACGGGCACAGCGCTTTTAGGAACCGCTACTATCCGAGCTCAACTATACATTTCCACCTCTCCTTCTAGCAACATATTCACCGCCATCCCAAGCACTTTAGTCACGTTAAACCCAACTATCACATTTCCAATCTCCTTACTGCAAAACGCTAGCGGAATCATGACAGGGTTAAACGTGCCTGTCAATGCAGGCGATCGCTTGCTCATGGTGTTTTCAGTCACTACTTCCGGTCTCTCTATTGTCTCATCGATCACGGGATATGCTAGTGCGGGAGTGGCCATTAGCTAG
- a CDS encoding phosphotriesterase family protein, translated as MSFIRTLHGDIDPEQLGFTYSHEHIVCRPPYWKEKGEDDLLLDDKEKSLKDVLDFVKHGGNAIVDATAVDYGRDVEAVADIARKAKIHIIGTAGFNKSFLWGAKLEEKIQKIVGPYTTYYEWIETATVNELAEFVIQEVEAGLEGTSYKGGQIKFGTGYNRITPLEEKTIRAVARAHHETKAPIHSHTEAGTMALEQIEILRSEGVDLSNVSFGHMDRNPDPYYHEQIAKTGAYLCFDGIGKIKYAPESTRIHCILELVRKGYEKQILVSGDTARKSYYKHYDYGLGLEYIISKWVPRFIDEANRAGFDGEKLIYLFFVENPSRCLTFKK; from the coding sequence ATGAGTTTTATTCGTACATTGCATGGAGATATTGATCCTGAACAGTTAGGATTTACTTATTCCCATGAGCACATTGTTTGCCGCCCGCCATATTGGAAAGAAAAAGGAGAAGACGATTTATTGCTGGATGATAAGGAAAAATCATTGAAAGACGTTCTAGACTTTGTTAAACATGGCGGCAATGCGATTGTGGATGCTACTGCAGTAGATTATGGAAGAGATGTAGAAGCTGTTGCAGATATTGCAAGAAAAGCAAAAATCCATATCATTGGGACAGCCGGTTTTAATAAAAGCTTTTTATGGGGGGCTAAACTGGAAGAAAAAATACAAAAAATAGTTGGTCCTTATACTACCTACTATGAGTGGATTGAAACAGCAACTGTAAATGAACTGGCGGAATTTGTCATCCAAGAAGTAGAGGCAGGGCTTGAAGGAACATCTTATAAAGGTGGACAAATAAAATTCGGAACAGGTTACAACCGAATTACTCCTTTAGAAGAAAAAACAATACGTGCCGTCGCCAGAGCACATCATGAAACAAAAGCACCGATTCATTCCCATACGGAAGCAGGTACGATGGCCCTTGAACAAATCGAAATTTTGCGAAGTGAAGGAGTTGATTTGTCTAATGTAAGCTTCGGTCATATGGATCGAAATCCTGATCCTTATTACCATGAACAAATAGCTAAAACTGGTGCTTACCTTTGTTTTGATGGCATTGGAAAGATAAAGTATGCTCCTGAAAGTACAAGAATCCATTGTATTTTGGAACTTGTCCGCAAAGGATACGAAAAACAAATACTAGTGAGTGGAGATACGGCGAGAAAATCATATTACAAACATTATGATTACGGACTTGGTTTAGAGTATATCATTTCTAAATGGGTTCCACGATTTATCGATGAAGCAAATCGTGCAGGTTTTGATGGTGAAAAACTAATTTATCTATTTTTTGTAGAAAACCCTTCTCGTTGCCTTACATTTAAAAAGTAG
- a CDS encoding PTS sugar transporter subunit IIB encodes MKLLCVCGLGQGTSLILRMNVEQVLSELGIAADVEHTDVSTASSMDVDFIVTNKELADSLAGVNAKIIIVNNYFDRVEIKNALEENLK; translated from the coding sequence ATGAAGTTATTATGTGTTTGTGGTCTAGGACAGGGAACGAGTTTAATTTTAAGAATGAATGTGGAACAAGTTTTGTCTGAACTAGGAATTGCGGCAGATGTAGAACATACGGATGTATCTACTGCATCAAGCATGGATGTAGATTTTATCGTGACCAACAAGGAATTGGCTGATTCTTTAGCTGGTGTAAACGCGAAGATCATTATTGTGAATAACTATTTTGATCGAGTGGAAATTAAAAATGCCTTAGAGGAGAATTTAAAATAA
- a CDS encoding PTS ascorbate transporter subunit IIC, which translates to MEIIKWIAANVFGTPAILLGFIVFIGLLLQKKKTNQIISGTFKAVIGFLIIGAGAGVIVDSLTVFEPMWKEVFNLKSESLGKFIGQEGFNAKYGSAVTLAMTIGFLINVLLARLTKFKYIYLTGHMMFWTTTVFAGIVIHTVGDVSFWKLVIFLSIIMGLYWTLQPALTQPFMRKITGNDNIALGHTSASVALIGALAGKVLGNKENDSEKIKLPKGLEFLRDSNVITALTMGTLFLVGAIIVSLKGTPGAEELIKKAGNQNFIIYSIVQSFTFAAGIAVVLMGVRMFIGEIVPAFNGIATKLVPGAKPALDCPIVFPYAPNAVILGFLGAFAGALIWLVIIGNTVGYVFVPTMIVLFFHAATAGVFGNATGGVRGALLGGFMTATVVAWGQYIMVKFLISSTIPDTAMWAADSDMFILGPIIKILAQLFF; encoded by the coding sequence ATGGAAATCATTAAGTGGATTGCTGCCAATGTGTTTGGAACGCCGGCTATATTGCTAGGTTTCATTGTATTTATTGGTTTGCTATTACAGAAGAAAAAAACCAATCAAATTATCAGCGGCACATTTAAGGCTGTCATCGGGTTTCTAATTATTGGCGCTGGTGCTGGCGTTATAGTAGATTCTTTGACCGTTTTTGAACCTATGTGGAAAGAAGTATTTAATTTAAAGTCGGAATCGTTAGGTAAGTTTATAGGGCAGGAAGGATTTAACGCGAAATACGGAAGTGCGGTAACTTTAGCCATGACAATAGGGTTTTTAATTAACGTCTTGCTAGCCAGATTGACCAAATTCAAATACATTTATCTGACTGGACATATGATGTTTTGGACAACGACCGTTTTTGCCGGTATTGTTATTCATACAGTTGGAGATGTGTCATTTTGGAAACTTGTTATCTTTCTATCTATTATTATGGGTCTCTATTGGACATTACAGCCAGCGCTTACACAACCATTTATGCGGAAAATTACGGGCAACGATAATATTGCTTTAGGGCATACATCTGCATCTGTTGCGTTGATTGGGGCACTGGCCGGTAAAGTACTTGGTAATAAAGAGAATGATTCAGAAAAGATCAAACTTCCAAAAGGGTTGGAGTTTTTAAGGGATTCTAATGTCATTACTGCACTAACGATGGGAACGTTATTTTTAGTAGGTGCAATCATTGTTTCTCTAAAAGGAACTCCAGGAGCGGAGGAATTAATAAAGAAAGCAGGAAATCAAAACTTTATTATCTATTCGATCGTTCAATCCTTTACGTTTGCCGCGGGAATTGCTGTTGTACTAATGGGAGTTCGGATGTTTATTGGCGAAATTGTTCCGGCTTTTAACGGTATTGCGACCAAGCTTGTGCCAGGAGCGAAGCCGGCTCTCGATTGTCCGATTGTTTTCCCTTATGCTCCAAACGCGGTAATATTAGGATTTTTAGGTGCGTTCGCAGGAGCATTAATTTGGCTTGTTATTATCGGAAATACTGTTGGTTACGTATTTGTACCAACGATGATCGTTCTATTCTTCCATGCCGCGACAGCAGGAGTTTTTGGCAATGCGACTGGTGGTGTAAGAGGCGCCTTGTTAGGCGGATTTATGACCGCAACAGTGGTGGCATGGGGGCAGTACATCATGGTGAAGTTTTTAATATCGAGTACAATCCCTGACACAGCTATGTGGGCAGCTGACTCGGATATGTTTATTCTCGGGCCTATTATTAAAATACTTGCCCAATTATTCTTCTAG
- a CDS encoding PTS sugar transporter subunit IIA: MKFLEPNLVALNVKANTPEEAIRKAGQLLADQNHVDHSYIEAMVESYKNNGPYFVLAPQVALPHARPEDGVKEASVSLVQLAEPIEFGNKPNDPVKLVLALGASNNDEHLEILKKLMVLLGNKETIEKMIHAKTYEEIENFIRGVGA, encoded by the coding sequence ATGAAGTTTTTAGAACCAAACCTAGTAGCATTGAATGTAAAAGCTAATACACCTGAAGAAGCTATTAGGAAAGCGGGACAATTACTTGCTGATCAAAATCATGTCGATCATTCTTATATAGAGGCGATGGTGGAATCGTATAAAAATAATGGACCATATTTTGTTTTAGCACCGCAAGTAGCTTTGCCGCATGCAAGACCGGAAGATGGAGTGAAAGAAGCGTCAGTATCGCTTGTACAGTTGGCAGAACCGATCGAATTCGGAAACAAACCAAACGATCCTGTCAAGCTTGTGTTAGCTCTTGGAGCTTCTAATAATGATGAACACTTGGAAATTTTAAAAAAGTTAATGGTATTGTTAGGAAATAAAGAGACAATCGAAAAGATGATCCACGCAAAGACATATGAGGAAATTGAAAATTTTATTAGAGGAGTGGGAGCATGA
- a CDS encoding KDGP aldolase encodes MKLFNIKRFQDQLLLNVLAKDGKNAADLLEASDGFCVPGIAAADFATIEEAVGTVESIKQSSPVVSIGLGGGGKFDEWKRVVDIAVRSNPEHINQPLERALFAKGFVAANQCFPIVTALISPSGEVGFAKMLTGKKIRVEPLLELVAACGVESIKVMPMKGLDHLEELLFIAKEAAKRGIRAIEPAGGIKVHHLPVLYKEIRKINIELFMPHVFGDVLQGKGESNPSRVKEIFRQLKGVIGS; translated from the coding sequence ATGAAGCTATTTAATATAAAGCGGTTTCAAGATCAGTTGCTGCTCAACGTTTTAGCGAAGGATGGAAAAAACGCCGCCGATCTTTTGGAGGCATCGGATGGCTTTTGTGTGCCAGGAATTGCAGCGGCGGATTTTGCCACCATTGAGGAAGCCGTTGGGACGGTTGAAAGTATTAAACAATCATCGCCAGTGGTCAGTATCGGTCTTGGTGGTGGCGGAAAGTTTGATGAGTGGAAACGAGTTGTTGATATAGCCGTTAGGAGCAATCCGGAACATATCAATCAGCCATTGGAAAGAGCCCTTTTTGCCAAGGGATTTGTAGCAGCAAATCAATGTTTTCCTATTGTTACTGCTCTTATCTCTCCATCTGGGGAGGTCGGTTTTGCAAAAATGCTAACAGGAAAAAAGATAAGAGTAGAGCCATTATTAGAATTGGTTGCTGCTTGTGGAGTGGAATCCATAAAAGTCATGCCAATGAAAGGGCTCGATCATCTAGAAGAACTTCTTTTCATTGCCAAAGAAGCAGCCAAAAGAGGAATAAGAGCTATTGAGCCGGCGGGCGGTATTAAAGTTCACCATCTGCCTGTTTTATACAAAGAGATAAGAAAAATAAATATTGAATTATTTATGCCGCACGTATTTGGAGACGTATTACAAGGTAAGGGAGAATCGAATCCAAGCAGAGTCAAAGAAATTTTTCGACAACTAAAAGGAGTGATCGGCTCGTGA
- a CDS encoding creatininase family protein, with the protein MNFALENSFEISNKITKSSIAIMPIGAVEAHGPHLPLCTDTILAERLACRLAEKVEGFVLPVIPYGQVWSLRDFPGSISISNETLIRLLVEIGTSLYKQGFRIWAMVNGHLGNQTALKEAARILYDQFPNFKTFYFFYPGMNKVVNEIRETEAIHSVYFHACEIETSIMLYLAEEYVDMSKAICDIPNIDEEADVSPTPWKSFTQTAVLGDATKATKEKGKIIVETALDKMAYMLRRAQNEAI; encoded by the coding sequence ATGAACTTCGCTTTAGAAAATTCATTCGAGATAAGCAACAAAATTACGAAATCAAGCATCGCCATCATGCCTATAGGCGCAGTAGAAGCCCATGGTCCACACCTTCCGTTATGTACCGATACCATTTTGGCAGAACGTCTTGCCTGTCGGTTGGCAGAAAAGGTTGAAGGTTTTGTTCTCCCTGTCATTCCATATGGACAGGTATGGAGTTTACGCGATTTTCCCGGTAGTATATCTATTTCCAATGAGACGTTGATCCGTTTATTAGTGGAAATTGGAACGAGTTTATATAAACAAGGATTTCGGATTTGGGCAATGGTCAACGGTCATCTTGGCAATCAAACAGCGTTAAAAGAAGCAGCAAGAATATTATATGATCAATTTCCAAATTTTAAAACCTTTTATTTTTTCTATCCCGGTATGAACAAAGTCGTTAATGAAATACGGGAAACGGAGGCGATTCATTCCGTCTATTTCCATGCTTGCGAAATTGAAACATCGATTATGCTTTATTTAGCTGAAGAATATGTGGACATGAGTAAAGCCATTTGTGATATTCCGAATATAGATGAGGAAGCGGACGTGAGTCCAACGCCATGGAAGTCATTTACTCAAACAGCGGTGTTAGGGGATGCAACAAAAGCAACAAAAGAAAAAGGAAAAATAATTGTGGAAACAGCTTTGGACAAAATGGCATATATGTTAAGGAGAGCACAAAATGAAGCTATTTAA
- a CDS encoding IS630 family transposase, which translates to MPSFYTSMKRISAPIMSCDPPGPRSVVKNKCRHSAIMPVLVFGAVNVHDGDTVVHQAEAANATTFLDFLRLLKERYPNRLIALVLDNARIHHARMVKEFLREEGQCFHFLYLPPYSPQLNPIERLWKWLKDTVIANAFHRDRHEILQAVQRFVHYIQERPEEVLRRLGCAA; encoded by the coding sequence ATGCCGTCCTTCTATACATCGATGAAACGCATATCCGCTCCTATCATGTCTTGCGATCCACCTGGTCCGAGATCGGTCGTCAAAAACAAGTGCCGACATTCGGCCATCATGCCAGTTTTGGTATTTGGTGCCGTGAATGTCCACGATGGGGACACCGTGGTTCACCAAGCGGAGGCCGCCAACGCCACGACGTTCCTGGACTTCTTGCGCCTGCTCAAAGAGCGGTATCCCAACCGGTTGATCGCGTTGGTCTTGGACAATGCCCGGATTCATCATGCCCGGATGGTCAAGGAGTTTTTACGGGAAGAAGGGCAGTGTTTTCACTTCCTTTATCTTCCGCCGTATTCACCGCAACTCAATCCGATCGAGCGTTTGTGGAAATGGCTGAAGGATACGGTGATCGCCAATGCCTTTCACAGGGACCGCCACGAGATCCTTCAAGCGGTTCAACGATTTGTCCACTACATTCAGGAACGCCCGGAGGAAGTGTTGCGGCGCTTGGGGTGTGCCGCTTAA
- a CDS encoding BglG family transcription antiterminator, whose translation MSLDERSTAILQELVRRDGYLSVKELIKKFNISRRTVYYDIEKINYWLKINHLDEVKYVRTSGFYITERTKQAILEKLKNSEAWNYAYSKKERLARLAIHLLVEEPPHFLKDLSEKTKVSRNTTIKDLKKLRAQLNSFQLTLCFTRYTGYVIKGKEEDKRRAIVYYLSLVIPHQQNWQTVLANLKRLLIHDEDESTTVLSELRNILDVLNECEKNLNIQFADDVLYHLALRFWLFGKRIVQGKKIDFDPVEKEVIQQTKEFEAAQTARSKLESIFQTSIPDDEVYYLATHLLSSKVQYSGNSLQSHDDYKNLQNIVQKMVAEFQAFTCITFPNRKAVEENLLLHLKPAYYRIKYGLQVENPMIELIKTKYKDLFLITKKVIHHFENAIGKKVSDEEVALIAIHFGGWLRKEGIQPKERKRAILICASGIGTSTILRKQLEGLFSTVDFVETISVRDYEQRDFHDIDFAVSTIPVSKKKHPVFVVNPILTDQEKETLLKKVHALFGESASQNTKYSPEAILGIIKQYADIKDEQALMTALKEYFYKPSIPKNWTRKPGLLDLLSLEYIQIATKVESWEHAIELASKPLLQTGRITQQYVVGMINHIKNLGPYIIIAPKVALPHGKPDEGVKKPGISLLVLKEPVSFSEKKEHDVQLIFVLASVDPEIHLHALSTLSECFQSSEFVQELIRCYTPEEIWSYLKKKMSEDNKKEISHEVFRTKPSSIECKS comes from the coding sequence ATGTCGCTTGATGAACGCAGTACTGCGATATTACAAGAGTTGGTAAGGCGCGATGGTTATCTATCAGTAAAGGAGTTGATCAAAAAGTTTAATATATCCAGACGAACGGTTTATTACGATATAGAAAAGATTAACTATTGGTTAAAGATCAACCATCTTGATGAAGTGAAATATGTTCGGACTTCAGGCTTTTATATAACAGAACGGACGAAACAAGCTATTCTCGAAAAATTAAAAAATTCAGAGGCATGGAATTACGCATATTCTAAGAAAGAAAGGTTGGCGCGGCTTGCAATCCATTTATTAGTAGAGGAACCACCACATTTCCTGAAAGATTTATCAGAAAAAACAAAAGTGAGTAGAAATACGACCATTAAAGATTTAAAGAAATTGCGTGCACAGTTGAACAGTTTCCAATTAACCCTTTGTTTTACCCGCTACACTGGCTATGTAATAAAGGGAAAGGAAGAAGATAAACGAAGAGCGATCGTATATTACTTATCCCTTGTTATTCCACACCAGCAAAATTGGCAAACGGTTTTAGCTAATTTAAAACGCCTGTTGATCCATGATGAGGATGAGTCAACTACAGTTTTAAGTGAGCTAAGAAATATACTCGATGTCTTAAATGAATGTGAAAAGAATTTAAATATACAGTTTGCAGATGATGTTTTGTACCACTTGGCTCTACGCTTTTGGTTATTTGGAAAGCGAATCGTCCAAGGTAAAAAAATCGACTTTGATCCGGTGGAAAAGGAAGTGATCCAGCAAACGAAAGAATTTGAAGCAGCACAAACAGCAAGAAGCAAGTTGGAATCCATCTTTCAAACTTCTATTCCAGATGATGAAGTTTACTATTTGGCTACTCATTTATTAAGCAGCAAAGTCCAATATTCTGGAAATTCTCTGCAAAGTCATGATGATTATAAGAATCTACAAAATATTGTGCAAAAAATGGTTGCAGAATTTCAAGCTTTTACATGTATTACGTTTCCAAACAGGAAAGCAGTTGAAGAAAACTTGCTTTTACATTTAAAGCCTGCCTATTACAGAATTAAATATGGCTTACAAGTGGAAAATCCGATGATTGAGTTAATTAAGACAAAATATAAAGATCTTTTCTTAATTACAAAAAAGGTGATTCATCATTTTGAAAACGCTATCGGCAAGAAAGTTAGCGATGAGGAGGTAGCGTTAATTGCCATACATTTTGGAGGATGGTTGCGTAAAGAAGGAATTCAGCCAAAAGAACGGAAACGCGCCATTCTTATTTGCGCGAGCGGCATCGGTACTTCAACCATTTTACGAAAACAGTTGGAAGGATTATTTTCAACCGTTGACTTTGTGGAAACCATTTCTGTAAGAGATTACGAGCAAAGGGATTTTCATGACATTGATTTTGCTGTTTCGACTATTCCGGTTTCTAAGAAAAAGCACCCTGTATTCGTCGTTAATCCGATTTTAACGGATCAAGAAAAAGAAACGCTATTAAAAAAGGTTCATGCTTTATTTGGCGAAAGCGCATCACAGAATACAAAATATTCCCCAGAAGCGATTTTGGGAATCATTAAGCAATACGCTGATATAAAAGATGAACAAGCACTAATGACCGCATTAAAGGAATACTTTTATAAGCCTTCTATTCCAAAAAATTGGACGAGAAAACCGGGCTTACTTGATCTGCTTTCACTAGAATATATTCAAATTGCTACGAAAGTGGAAAGTTGGGAGCATGCAATAGAGCTCGCCTCTAAACCGCTTTTACAAACCGGTAGAATAACGCAGCAATATGTTGTTGGGATGATCAATCATATTAAAAATTTGGGACCGTACATCATCATCGCGCCGAAAGTAGCACTTCCTCACGGAAAGCCGGACGAAGGGGTGAAAAAGCCAGGGATTAGTTTGTTGGTGCTGAAAGAGCCGGTTTCTTTTTCGGAAAAAAAAGAACATGATGTTCAATTAATCTTTGTTTTGGCATCAGTAGATCCAGAAATTCATCTTCATGCATTATCAACATTGTCGGAGTGCTTTCAGTCATCTGAATTTGTCCAAGAGTTAATTCGATGTTATACGCCTGAAGAAATATGGTCGTATTTAAAAAAGAAAATGAGCGAGGATAACAAAAAGGAGATTAGTCATGAAGTTTTTAGAACCAAACCTAGTAGCATTGAATGTAAAAGCTAA
- the dndC gene encoding DNA phosphorothioation system sulfurtransferase DndC, which translates to MGLHYFLKNKKEDLYKNVQDVYKSDDRPWVVGFSGGKDSTVVVQIIFYALSSMNKNELTKPVYIISSDTMVENPKILEHIDTQLSKMKKAANELELPIHVEKVMPNITNTFWVNLIGRGYPAPRQKFRWCTDRLKIDPANNFILNKVSEFGETVVVLGVRKSESSTRAQVMNTHKVEGKILRRHTKLPNSYVYAPIEDFSLDDVWTYLMQVPNPWGADNADLLALYQDSQGECPLVIDNSTPSCGNSRFGCWVCTVVQEDKSLKGFIESGDEWLTPLLKFRNWLLENRDKEGYREKKRANGSVYLIGDEDNKRLGLGPYTLEHRKEILRKLLETEKQLQHPHQPKYELITVEELKEIRKIWFEKGDWEDSVLAIYEEVYGHRPNWDIEESKFLESEDIKLLKKLCHEEEVEFELVQKLVNLEFQHYGYKHRYGILKDINRILNEEWLHFDQLQQGDNYAD; encoded by the coding sequence ATGGGATTGCATTATTTTTTAAAAAACAAAAAAGAAGATTTATATAAAAACGTCCAAGACGTGTACAAATCAGACGACCGCCCTTGGGTTGTGGGCTTCAGTGGCGGAAAGGACTCGACTGTTGTTGTTCAGATTATTTTTTATGCGCTGTCATCAATGAACAAAAATGAATTGACAAAGCCCGTCTACATTATCTCATCCGATACGATGGTAGAAAACCCTAAAATACTCGAACACATCGATACACAGCTATCGAAAATGAAAAAAGCTGCCAACGAGCTTGAACTTCCTATTCATGTTGAAAAAGTAATGCCAAACATTACAAACACTTTCTGGGTCAACTTGATCGGTCGGGGTTACCCGGCTCCTCGACAGAAATTCAGATGGTGTACAGACCGTCTAAAAATAGACCCAGCCAACAACTTCATCTTAAACAAAGTATCAGAGTTTGGCGAAACGGTTGTCGTACTCGGGGTGCGGAAATCGGAAAGCTCGACAAGGGCACAAGTCATGAATACACATAAAGTCGAAGGAAAAATTTTGCGGCGTCATACTAAGCTCCCAAACTCCTATGTTTACGCACCAATTGAAGATTTTTCGCTAGATGATGTTTGGACTTATCTAATGCAAGTTCCCAACCCGTGGGGAGCCGATAACGCCGATTTGCTTGCTTTGTACCAGGACAGCCAAGGGGAATGCCCGTTAGTAATCGACAATTCAACGCCTTCGTGCGGCAACAGCCGTTTCGGCTGCTGGGTATGTACAGTTGTGCAAGAAGATAAATCGTTAAAAGGATTTATTGAATCCGGTGATGAGTGGCTAACACCGCTCCTAAAGTTTCGAAACTGGCTCCTAGAAAACCGTGACAAAGAAGGTTACCGCGAAAAGAAACGGGCGAACGGTTCAGTATATTTGATCGGCGATGAGGACAACAAACGGTTAGGGTTAGGTCCTTATACCCTTGAACATCGGAAAGAAATTTTAAGAAAGCTGTTGGAAACGGAAAAGCAGTTGCAACATCCTCATCAGCCAAAATATGAATTGATCACTGTCGAGGAACTGAAAGAAATTCGTAAAATTTGGTTTGAAAAAGGGGATTGGGAAGACTCCGTTTTGGCCATTTACGAGGAAGTATACGGACACCGTCCGAATTGGGACATAGAAGAAAGCAAGTTTCTTGAAAGCGAAGACATTAAGTTGCTTAAAAAACTGTGCCATGAAGAAGAAGTTGAATTTGAGCTTGTCCAAAAGCTCGTGAATCTTGAATTCCAACATTATGGGTATAAGCATAGATACGGCATTCTGAAAGATATCAACCGAATTTTAAATGAAGAATGGCTGCATTTTGATCAACTACAACAAGGTGACAACTATGCAGATTAA
- the trpB gene encoding tryptophan synthase subunit beta — translation MSVAQEKKGYFGEFGGSFVPPELQEVLDYLEEQFLKYKDDPEFNEEFRTYLREYVGRESPLTFAARLTERLGGAKIYLKREDLNHTGSHKINNVIGQILLAKRMGAKRVIAETGAGQHGVATATACAMFGMDCTIYMGEEDTKRQALNVFRMELLGAKVVPVSKGQGRLKDAVDEALNDLVQNYKTTFYLLGSAVGPHPYPSMVKHFQSVISEESKRQIVEKEGRLPDAVVACVGGGSNAIGAFAHYLDEPSVRLIGVEPEKAATLTKGVPAVLHGFKCLVLLDENGNPQPTYSIAAGLDYPGIGPEHSYLKVSGRAEYYTVTNEEVLEAFQLLSKTEGIIPALESAHAVAYAIKLAPTLSKDHIIIVNLSGRGDKDVEQVFSMLQS, via the coding sequence ATGAGTGTAGCACAGGAAAAGAAAGGCTATTTCGGCGAGTTTGGCGGCAGCTTCGTTCCGCCTGAACTGCAGGAAGTGCTTGACTATTTGGAAGAGCAGTTTCTGAAATATAAGGATGACCCAGAATTCAATGAGGAGTTTCGAACCTACTTGCGGGAGTATGTCGGCCGTGAGAGTCCGCTGACGTTTGCGGCGCGGTTGACGGAGCGGCTCGGCGGGGCAAAGATTTATTTGAAACGTGAGGATTTAAACCATACCGGTTCGCATAAAATCAACAACGTCATCGGGCAAATTTTGTTGGCGAAGCGGATGGGCGCGAAGCGGGTGATTGCGGAAACGGGTGCAGGCCAGCACGGGGTGGCGACCGCTACCGCATGCGCCATGTTTGGCATGGACTGCACCATTTATATGGGGGAAGAAGATACGAAGCGCCAGGCGCTCAATGTGTTCCGCATGGAGCTGTTAGGGGCGAAAGTCGTGCCGGTCTCGAAAGGGCAAGGGCGGTTGAAGGATGCCGTGGACGAGGCGCTGAACGATCTTGTACAAAACTATAAAACTACGTTTTACTTGCTTGGTTCGGCGGTTGGTCCGCATCCGTATCCGTCGATGGTGAAACATTTTCAGTCGGTCATTAGCGAAGAAAGCAAGCGGCAAATTGTCGAGAAGGAAGGGCGGCTTCCAGATGCGGTGGTAGCCTGCGTTGGCGGGGGAAGCAACGCGATCGGAGCGTTCGCCCATTATTTGGATGAACCAAGCGTGCGGCTCATCGGTGTCGAGCCGGAGAAAGCGGCGACGTTGACGAAAGGGGTTCCGGCGGTTCTTCACGGATTCAAGTGTCTCGTGTTGCTTGATGAAAACGGAAACCCGCAGCCGACATACTCGATTGCCGCTGGGCTCGATTATCCGGGCATTGGTCCGGAACATAGCTACTTGAAAGTGTCCGGGCGTGCGGAATATTACACGGTCACGAACGAAGAGGTGCTTGAGGCGTTTCAACTGCTGTCCAAGACGGAAGGGATTATCCCAGCGCTCGAGAGCGCCCATGCGGTGGCATACGCTATCAAACTCGCGCCGACATTAAGCAAAGATCACATCATCATTGTGAACCTATCAGGCCGCGGGGATAAAGACGTCGAGCAAGTGTTTTCAATGTTACAGTCATAA